Genomic window (Leptotrichia sp. oral taxon 212):
AATTTTTATTTTCATTTTTGTTTTTTACATAATTAGTTTATCAAAAAGCAATATTATTTCCAATGACAAAAAACGACATTTAATTGACAAAAAACGACAATTTTTATTTATTTTTTCTATTTTTTGGAATTATAATTTATATATTTCTATTTTTCCCTTCTCCTTTTTGCCGCTTTATATTGTGCGGGAAGTACAATTCCAAGTAAAGTAATATAAACACTTATTATCATTGCAGGCGGATAAAAGGTACACGATATTATTAACCCTATAATTTTTATAATTGTATCAACGCTTAGCCATCTCATCTTTATTTTTAATGATTCCTGTAGTTTCTCATCATTTCTATTTGCTTTTCCTATCAAATGTCCTGAAATTATGTTGCAAAATGTAACAGCCAGAACTATTACCCCATAAAATCCTTGCGCTACACTACTGTTATAATATGAAGTGACAAAAGAAGTCACATAAGGAAAAAACGAAGAAAAAAACAGTAAAACTACGTTTGTCCAAATAATTGATGTTGTAATATATTTTATTTTATGCCATTCATTATGCAGATTTATCCACATTGTTCCAAACCAGAAAAATGAAATCGTATATGCAAAAAAATTTTTCTAAAGTACAATATCAATTTTGTAATCCACTATAACCAAAATGCATAGCTTTAGTTATTTTTTATTTCGATTAAATACTATTCATTACTTCCTGATGACAACCAGCAGTAACCAATAGCCACTAAAGCTCCACCAATAACAAAATTTGCAGTAAATATCAAAGCATTTATATTTCTATTTTTCCCAGTAGGAATCTATAATTTTCAAAATAGGATCATTTATATCTTCATTTTGAACTATATAATCAATAAAAACTTGTTCAATTTCAGGATTATCTTTTATCTTGACTAAAAACTCATACATTAATACTTTCAATGCATTAGATATTTTATGCTTTAAAGAAGCTCTGGCATACTTAATTATAAATTCCTGAGCTTTTTTCTTATCTGAAAATTCTAAGTTATGTATAATTATCCGTACTTTTCTTTGACTTTCCCTGTCAAATTTTTTCAAATAATATTCCATTAAATCATCTGTTATTTCCATTTTTTCATAAACCAAGTCATTTACTATAGTTGCATATTTTATTAAATTAGGAAATTTTTTTACTGATTCGGTATATTTCTGTTCCCATTCTCTTTTATTCACGCAGCCTTCTTTTATACTTACATTTTTAGTAGGAATATTTATTTCAAATTTTGCCAATTTTCTATATTTATCAGAAATTTTATCTCCCTCAATTTCTGTTCCTAAAAATTTTAAATAATTCTTTTTATAATAATCTCTGTAGCTCTCTCCTTTTATAATCAATAAACATTTTAAAGGTTTCCCGAGCAAAGCAGATGCACATGCTTTATGATGACCATCAATTACAAAATTTATAAATTCACCAAAATTATATACAATTGCTCTTGGTTCATCATTGTCACTGTTTTTAAATTTTTCAATATAATAATCTACTCTTTCTTTATTATAACAATCTGTTGTCTGTGTTGGATAAAGATAGACAGGCTGACCAAATACATAATAATCGTCGCCGTATTCATGTGAAAATACAAGTGCTGTTGCAGGATAATCTTTTAATTTATTGGAAATATCCCAATAAAAGTTTTTCTCTCCATCTGTTGGATAACATTCTGCATCTGCAATCATATAAAATCCTGTTTCAAAAAGTTTAAGCAAAGGTTCTATTGTTTTTATGGATTCCTCAAGTGAAGTAAAGTTAGAATTAATTTCCTTCTGTATTTTTTTCAGTTCTTCGCAATCTGCATTTTCTATTCCATACCCACTTGCTAATATAGAACTGGTAGTTGAAGAAGATGGCAGATTAACTTGAACAAGAGGAATATCATTAAGCCTTATATTCATTGAACACCCATATTCAGATCTATTATTAACAAGTTTTCCTGCACCATTAACATAGACTACTTTTGCTTCCTTAATATTAATCATTTCAGATACATCTACTTCTATATCAGTTAATTCAACAGATAATTTATTTTTATTTTCTACAAAACTCATAACTGATTTTAATAATCTACTCCACAATGTTTTTGACCCGCAAATCAATTTATTCTTATTTTTTATAATACTCATAACTGACTCTCTAACATATAATTTTTTCCCCTTGTAAATATCATTCTTCCACAACATCCCCTATCTTTTTGCAATTGCTGTAAAAGTAAATTCATCAGGATGATAAGTTATTGTTTCATATTGAAAAAGATTTCCATTAGATAAATAGGCATGTGTATCTATAACAACAACTCTGTCGATATTTTCAAGATTTATATAACTCTTCTCTTCATCTGTACTTTTTCTGAATTTTATTTCTCTTTGGGAATAGGATATCTTTAATTTTAATTCCTTTTCCAAATATTCATATATAGATTTTTTTGCAATTTCTTCACTTAAAAAAGGGACTATTCTTCTATCAAAATATGAAGTTGCAAGCTGTACAACTTTGCCATTTAAGGAATATGTCCGTACAACTTTATAAAAATCTGCTTCCTTTGAAACATGAAATTTCTCCATGAGTTCTTCCATTCCCTGAACTATATATAGACTTATCAGATTTGTTTTAACATCTATATTCTTAATTTTATTAAGTTCCTGAAAAGTCTGTATTGATGTCAGCGAAATATTTTTCAAATCCCCTTTCTCTAAAACAAACGACCTTTTCCCTTTTATTTTTTGAATATATCCTTCATTTTCAAGCATTGACAGCGCTTTTCTTACAGTGAGCACTGAGCAGGAGTAATCATTGGCTAAATCAGCTTCTTTTTTCAAATAATTTCCTGGCTTGATTTCTTCATTCTTTATGAGTTCTTTTATACTTTGATAAACTTCTTTGTATTTATTCATATTTATACCTTTCATAAATAATTTTATATATTATACCCTAAAATATTAATAATAACAATTCCATTTTTAATTTATTTATCTCTATATTTTTTAATAGATATATATAGATGTATTGACTTTTAAAAAAGATATGCTATAATATAGTACAAAATTTTTAATAGGAGATGATTTAAAATGGCTATAAAAAATAAGGTTGTCATAATTACAGGAGCTTCTTCAGGAATAGGAAAAGCTACCGCTCTGTTACTTGCCGAAAGCGGTGCAAAAGTTGTACTTGCCGCAAGAAATCAGGAAAAATTAGAGAAAGCGGTAAATGAAATAAAAGAAAGAAATGGAGAAGCTGTCTATAAAGTAACAGATGTATCAAAAAGAGAAGAGGTAAAATCATTAATTGATTTCACTATTTCAAAATACGGCAAAATTGATGTTATATTTAATAATGCAGGATTAATGCCTAATTCACCTTTATCTGAATTTAGGACAGATGAATGGGATGAAATGATTGATGTTAATTTAAAAGGTGTTGTAAATGGTATTGAGGCTGTACTTCCACATTTTATAGAACAGAAATCCGGTCATGTTATCAGTACTTCATCAGTCGCAGGATTAAATACATATTTGGGAGCAGGTATTTATTGCGCAACAAAACATGGTGTTAAAGCTTTAATGGAAGTTCTCAGAAAAGAAAGTGCCAACGAAAAAAGAAATATCCGTACAACTACTCTTTATCTTGGAGCATTTAAGACAGAACTTGCAGAACGTATTACAAATAAGGCAATTAAGGAAAGAATCGAATTCCTCTATGATACGATTGGAGCAGATCCGATAATTGTTGCGGAAGCTGTGAAATTTGCGATTGACTTGCCTGAAGAAGTAAGTATAAACGAAATGACACTGTATCCAACGGCACAATTATAATTTTCTACATATTAACAAAAAAGTATACTGCACCCAAAATCTTGAACACAAGATCGAAAGTGCAGTATAGTTTTTTATTTTCCTAAAACTTTCAATACTTTTTCCACTATCTGTTCCTTTGTAAGATTATTTTTTCTCAAAATTTCCTCAGCTGGAACTCTGTCAGTAAATTCCTTTTTTGCTCCAAAATTCATTACTTTCATATTCGATGTCCCATAAAATCTCGTTACCTTTTCACCAAATCCTCCATCAATTACAGCACTTTCAAGAGTTATTACAAGTTCATGATTTTCTTTCAGTTTTTCCAGCACTTCTTCATCTATTCCTGTAATAAATCTTGGATTGATTAACGTTGCATCTACACCATTTGCCTTCAGAAGTTCTTTTACTTCTTTTCCTAAATGGTAGAAATCTCCCATCCCAATA
Coding sequences:
- a CDS encoding GntR family transcriptional regulator — translated: MNKYKEVYQSIKELIKNEEIKPGNYLKKEADLANDYSCSVLTVRKALSMLENEGYIQKIKGKRSFVLEKGDLKNISLTSIQTFQELNKIKNIDVKTNLISLYIVQGMEELMEKFHVSKEADFYKVVRTYSLNGKVVQLATSYFDRRIVPFLSEEIAKKSIYEYLEKELKLKISYSQREIKFRKSTDEEKSYINLENIDRVVVIDTHAYLSNGNLFQYETITYHPDEFTFTAIAKR
- a CDS encoding SDR family oxidoreductase → MAIKNKVVIITGASSGIGKATALLLAESGAKVVLAARNQEKLEKAVNEIKERNGEAVYKVTDVSKREEVKSLIDFTISKYGKIDVIFNNAGLMPNSPLSEFRTDEWDEMIDVNLKGVVNGIEAVLPHFIEQKSGHVISTSSVAGLNTYLGAGIYCATKHGVKALMEVLRKESANEKRNIRTTTLYLGAFKTELAERITNKAIKERIEFLYDTIGADPIIVAEAVKFAIDLPEEVSINEMTLYPTAQL